From a region of the Vidua macroura isolate BioBank_ID:100142 chromosome 3, ASM2450914v1, whole genome shotgun sequence genome:
- the POLR1C gene encoding DNA-directed RNA polymerases I and III subunit RPAC1 isoform X2 — MAARRGTDEMRDRVVLGEFGVRNVHTTDFPGNYPGYEDAWDQRRFEEAFRVDVIREEGDTLEFDMVGIDAAIANAFRRILLAEVPTMAVEKVFVYNNTSIVQDEILAHRLGLIPIRADPRLFEYRNQDQEGTEIDTLQFQLKIKCKRNPQAAKESSDPDELYFNHKVYSKHMTWVPLGNQTDLFPDADFRPVHDDILIALLRPGQEIDVLMHCVKGIGKDHAKFSPVATASYRLLPDITLLQPIEDEAAETLQKCFSPGVIEVQNINGKKVARVANARLDTFSREVFRHEGLKNLVRLARVRNHYIFSVESTGILPPDVLVSEAIKILMGKCQRFLNELDSVSME, encoded by the exons AtggcggcccggcggggcacGGACGAGATGCGGGACCGCGTGGTGCTGGGCGAGTTCGGCGTCCGCAAC GTCCACACCACCGACTTCCCCGGGAACTACCCCGGCTACGAGGACGCCTGGGACCAGCGGCGCTTCGAGGAG GCGTTCCGCGTGGATGTGATCCGTGAGGAAGGGGACACCCTGGAGTTCGACATGGTGGGCATCGACGCCGCCATCGCCAACGCCTTCCGCCGCATCCTGCTCGCCGAG GTGCCAACGATGGCTGTAGAGAAGGTCTTTGTGTACAACAACACATCCATTGTGCAGGATGAAATTCTGGCTCATCGGTTGGGCCTCATCCCTATCCGAGCTGACCCTCGGCTCTTTGAGTACAGAAACCAAG ATCAGGAAGGCACTGAAATTGATACTTTGCAGTTTCAGCTGAAAATCAAATGCAAACGAAACCCTCAGGCTGCCAAGGAATCATCTGATCCTGATGAACTATATTTCAATCATAAAG TGTACAGTAAACACATGACATGGGTGCCCTTGGGGAATCAGACAGACCTTTTTCCAGATGCTGACTTTCGACCTGTTCACGATGACATCCTCATTGCACTGTTGCGACCTGGACAGGAAATAGATGTGCTTATGCACTGTGTCAAGGGTATAG GTAAGGATCATGCCAAGTTTTCTCCTGTGGCCACAGCCAGTTATCGACTGCTTCCTGACATTACTCTCCTGCAGCCTATTGAGGATGAGGCAGCTGAGACGTTGCAGAAGTGCTTTTCCCCTGGGGTCATTGAGGTCCAGAATATCAATG GAAAAAAGGTGGCAAGAGTAGCCAATGCACGGCTGGACACATTCAGCAGAGAAGTTTTCCGACATGAGGGTCTGAAAAACCTTGTGCGCCTGGCAAGAGTACGGAACCATTACATCT TTTCAGTGGAGTCGACGGGTATCTTGCCTCCAGATGTGCTGGTGAGTGAAGCCATCAAGATCCTGATGGGAAAGTGTCAGCGTTTCCTCAATGAACTGGACTCTGTGTCTATGGAGTGA
- the POLR1C gene encoding DNA-directed RNA polymerases I and III subunit RPAC1 isoform X3: MAARRGTDEMRDRVVLGEFGVRNVHTTDFPGNYPGYEDAWDQRRFEEAFRVDVIREEGDTLEFDMVGIDAAIANAFRRILLAEVPTMAVEKVFVYNNTSIVQDEILAHRLGLIPIRADPRLFEYRNQGDQEGTEIDTLQFQLKIKCKRNPQAAKESSDPDELYFNHKDADFRPVHDDILIALLRPGQEIDVLMHCVKGIGKDHAKFSPVATASYRLLPDITLLQPIEDEAAETLQKCFSPGVIEVQNINGKKVARVANARLDTFSREVFRHEGLKNLVRLARVRNHYIFSVESTGILPPDVLVSEAIKILMGKCQRFLNELDSVSME; encoded by the exons AtggcggcccggcggggcacGGACGAGATGCGGGACCGCGTGGTGCTGGGCGAGTTCGGCGTCCGCAAC GTCCACACCACCGACTTCCCCGGGAACTACCCCGGCTACGAGGACGCCTGGGACCAGCGGCGCTTCGAGGAG GCGTTCCGCGTGGATGTGATCCGTGAGGAAGGGGACACCCTGGAGTTCGACATGGTGGGCATCGACGCCGCCATCGCCAACGCCTTCCGCCGCATCCTGCTCGCCGAG GTGCCAACGATGGCTGTAGAGAAGGTCTTTGTGTACAACAACACATCCATTGTGCAGGATGAAATTCTGGCTCATCGGTTGGGCCTCATCCCTATCCGAGCTGACCCTCGGCTCTTTGAGTACAGAAACCAAG GAGATCAGGAAGGCACTGAAATTGATACTTTGCAGTTTCAGCTGAAAATCAAATGCAAACGAAACCCTCAGGCTGCCAAGGAATCATCTGATCCTGATGAACTATATTTCAATCATAAAG ATGCTGACTTTCGACCTGTTCACGATGACATCCTCATTGCACTGTTGCGACCTGGACAGGAAATAGATGTGCTTATGCACTGTGTCAAGGGTATAG GTAAGGATCATGCCAAGTTTTCTCCTGTGGCCACAGCCAGTTATCGACTGCTTCCTGACATTACTCTCCTGCAGCCTATTGAGGATGAGGCAGCTGAGACGTTGCAGAAGTGCTTTTCCCCTGGGGTCATTGAGGTCCAGAATATCAATG GAAAAAAGGTGGCAAGAGTAGCCAATGCACGGCTGGACACATTCAGCAGAGAAGTTTTCCGACATGAGGGTCTGAAAAACCTTGTGCGCCTGGCAAGAGTACGGAACCATTACATCT TTTCAGTGGAGTCGACGGGTATCTTGCCTCCAGATGTGCTGGTGAGTGAAGCCATCAAGATCCTGATGGGAAAGTGTCAGCGTTTCCTCAATGAACTGGACTCTGTGTCTATGGAGTGA
- the POLR1C gene encoding DNA-directed RNA polymerases I and III subunit RPAC1 isoform X1, whose amino-acid sequence MAARRGTDEMRDRVVLGEFGVRNVHTTDFPGNYPGYEDAWDQRRFEEAFRVDVIREEGDTLEFDMVGIDAAIANAFRRILLAEVPTMAVEKVFVYNNTSIVQDEILAHRLGLIPIRADPRLFEYRNQGDQEGTEIDTLQFQLKIKCKRNPQAAKESSDPDELYFNHKVYSKHMTWVPLGNQTDLFPDADFRPVHDDILIALLRPGQEIDVLMHCVKGIGKDHAKFSPVATASYRLLPDITLLQPIEDEAAETLQKCFSPGVIEVQNINGKKVARVANARLDTFSREVFRHEGLKNLVRLARVRNHYIFSVESTGILPPDVLVSEAIKILMGKCQRFLNELDSVSME is encoded by the exons AtggcggcccggcggggcacGGACGAGATGCGGGACCGCGTGGTGCTGGGCGAGTTCGGCGTCCGCAAC GTCCACACCACCGACTTCCCCGGGAACTACCCCGGCTACGAGGACGCCTGGGACCAGCGGCGCTTCGAGGAG GCGTTCCGCGTGGATGTGATCCGTGAGGAAGGGGACACCCTGGAGTTCGACATGGTGGGCATCGACGCCGCCATCGCCAACGCCTTCCGCCGCATCCTGCTCGCCGAG GTGCCAACGATGGCTGTAGAGAAGGTCTTTGTGTACAACAACACATCCATTGTGCAGGATGAAATTCTGGCTCATCGGTTGGGCCTCATCCCTATCCGAGCTGACCCTCGGCTCTTTGAGTACAGAAACCAAG GAGATCAGGAAGGCACTGAAATTGATACTTTGCAGTTTCAGCTGAAAATCAAATGCAAACGAAACCCTCAGGCTGCCAAGGAATCATCTGATCCTGATGAACTATATTTCAATCATAAAG TGTACAGTAAACACATGACATGGGTGCCCTTGGGGAATCAGACAGACCTTTTTCCAGATGCTGACTTTCGACCTGTTCACGATGACATCCTCATTGCACTGTTGCGACCTGGACAGGAAATAGATGTGCTTATGCACTGTGTCAAGGGTATAG GTAAGGATCATGCCAAGTTTTCTCCTGTGGCCACAGCCAGTTATCGACTGCTTCCTGACATTACTCTCCTGCAGCCTATTGAGGATGAGGCAGCTGAGACGTTGCAGAAGTGCTTTTCCCCTGGGGTCATTGAGGTCCAGAATATCAATG GAAAAAAGGTGGCAAGAGTAGCCAATGCACGGCTGGACACATTCAGCAGAGAAGTTTTCCGACATGAGGGTCTGAAAAACCTTGTGCGCCTGGCAAGAGTACGGAACCATTACATCT TTTCAGTGGAGTCGACGGGTATCTTGCCTCCAGATGTGCTGGTGAGTGAAGCCATCAAGATCCTGATGGGAAAGTGTCAGCGTTTCCTCAATGAACTGGACTCTGTGTCTATGGAGTGA
- the POLR1C gene encoding DNA-directed RNA polymerases I and III subunit RPAC1 isoform X4: MAARRGTDEMRDRVVLGEFGVRNVHTTDFPGNYPGYEDAWDQRRFEEAFRVDVIREEGDTLEFDMVGIDAAIANAFRRILLAEVPTMAVEKVFVYNNTSIVQDEILAHRLGLIPIRADPRLFEYRNQGDQEGTEIDTLQFQLKIKCKRNPQAAKESSDPDELYFNHKVYSKHMTWVPLGNQTDLFPDADFRPVHDDILIALLRPGQEIDVLMHCVKGIGKDHAKFSPVATASYRLLPDITLLQPIEDEAAETLQKCFSPGVIEVQNINGKKVARVANARLDTFSREVFRHEGLKNLVRLARVRNHYISSIHSECGG; the protein is encoded by the exons AtggcggcccggcggggcacGGACGAGATGCGGGACCGCGTGGTGCTGGGCGAGTTCGGCGTCCGCAAC GTCCACACCACCGACTTCCCCGGGAACTACCCCGGCTACGAGGACGCCTGGGACCAGCGGCGCTTCGAGGAG GCGTTCCGCGTGGATGTGATCCGTGAGGAAGGGGACACCCTGGAGTTCGACATGGTGGGCATCGACGCCGCCATCGCCAACGCCTTCCGCCGCATCCTGCTCGCCGAG GTGCCAACGATGGCTGTAGAGAAGGTCTTTGTGTACAACAACACATCCATTGTGCAGGATGAAATTCTGGCTCATCGGTTGGGCCTCATCCCTATCCGAGCTGACCCTCGGCTCTTTGAGTACAGAAACCAAG GAGATCAGGAAGGCACTGAAATTGATACTTTGCAGTTTCAGCTGAAAATCAAATGCAAACGAAACCCTCAGGCTGCCAAGGAATCATCTGATCCTGATGAACTATATTTCAATCATAAAG TGTACAGTAAACACATGACATGGGTGCCCTTGGGGAATCAGACAGACCTTTTTCCAGATGCTGACTTTCGACCTGTTCACGATGACATCCTCATTGCACTGTTGCGACCTGGACAGGAAATAGATGTGCTTATGCACTGTGTCAAGGGTATAG GTAAGGATCATGCCAAGTTTTCTCCTGTGGCCACAGCCAGTTATCGACTGCTTCCTGACATTACTCTCCTGCAGCCTATTGAGGATGAGGCAGCTGAGACGTTGCAGAAGTGCTTTTCCCCTGGGGTCATTGAGGTCCAGAATATCAATG GAAAAAAGGTGGCAAGAGTAGCCAATGCACGGCTGGACACATTCAGCAGAGAAGTTTTCCGACATGAGGGTCTGAAAAACCTTGTGCGCCTGGCAAGAGTACGGAACCATTACATCT CATCCATACATTCAGAATGCGGTGGGTAA
- the YIPF3 gene encoding protein YIPF3 isoform X1, translating to MAAPGAAGGGRSGAPAAEWGGFEDNMQGGGSAVIDMENMDDTSGSSFEDMGEMHQRMKEEEEEEADGEAGAGDEEDGEFLGMKGLRGQLGRQVADQMWQVGKRQASRAFSLYANIDILRPYFDVEPVQVRARLLESMIPVKMINFPQKIAGELYGPLMLVFTLVAILLHGMKTSDTIIREGTLMGTAIGTCFGYWLGVSSFMYFLAYLCNAQITMVQMLSLLGYGLFGHCITLFVTYNIHFHSLFYIFWLVVGGLSTLRMVAVLVSRTVGHTQRLILCGTLAALHMLFLLYLHFAYHKVVEGILDTLEGPNMPPFQRVARDIPVVSNAVLNTTAKAIALTL from the exons ATGGCcgcgccgggggcggcgggcggcggcagAAGCGGTGCCCCCGCCGCCGAATGGGGCGGTTTCGAGGACAACATGCAg GGTGGCGGCTCCGCCGTCATCGACATGGAGAACATGGACGACACGTCGGGCTCCAGCTTCGAGGACATGGGAGAGATGCACCAGCGcatgaaggaggaggaggaggaagaggcggATGGCGAGGCGGGCGCCGGCGATGAGGAGGACGGGGAGTTCCTGGGCATGAAGGGGCTGCGGGGGCAGCTGGGCCGGCAGGTCGCTGACCAG ATGTGGCAGGTGGGGAAGAGACAAGCCTCCAGGGCCTTCAGCCTCTACGCCAACATCGACATTCTCCGGCCCTACTTCGATGTGGAGCCCGTCCAAGTGCGAGCCAG ACTGCTGGAGTCCATGATTCCTGTGAAGATGATTAATTTCCCACAG AAGATTGCAGGCGAGCTGTATGGACCCCTCATGCTGGTTTTCACACTGGTGGCCATTCTTTTGCATGGAATGAAGACCTCAGACACCATCATT AGGGAAGGCACGCTGATGGGCACAGCCATTGGCACCTGCTTCGGTTACTGGCTGGGCGTCTCATCTTTCATGTATTTCCTGGCATATCTGTGCAATGCCCAAATCACGATGGTGCAGATGCTGTCACTGTTG gGCTACGGTCTTTTCGGACACTGCATCACTCTCTTTGTCACCTATAATATCCACTTCCACTCCCTCTTCTATATCTTCTGGTTGGTTGTTGGTGGACTCTCTACACTACGAATG GTTGCTGTGTTGGTGTCACGCACCGTGGGACATACCCAGCGGCTCATCCTGTGTGGGACTCTTGCTGCTCTGCATATGCTTTTCCTCCTCTATCTGCACTTTGCTTATCACAAGGTGGTAGAAG gTATCCTGGACACATTGGAAGGACCCAACATGCCACCCTTTCAGAGAGTTGCCCGAGACATTCCAGTTGTTTCCAATGCTGTATTGAACACAACAGCCAAAGCCATTGCATTGACCCTCTAG
- the YIPF3 gene encoding protein YIPF3 isoform X2: MGRFRGQHGGGSAVIDMENMDDTSGSSFEDMGEMHQRMKEEEEEEADGEAGAGDEEDGEFLGMKGLRGQLGRQVADQMWQVGKRQASRAFSLYANIDILRPYFDVEPVQVRARLLESMIPVKMINFPQKIAGELYGPLMLVFTLVAILLHGMKTSDTIIREGTLMGTAIGTCFGYWLGVSSFMYFLAYLCNAQITMVQMLSLLGYGLFGHCITLFVTYNIHFHSLFYIFWLVVGGLSTLRMVAVLVSRTVGHTQRLILCGTLAALHMLFLLYLHFAYHKVVEGILDTLEGPNMPPFQRVARDIPVVSNAVLNTTAKAIALTL, from the exons ATGGGGCGGTTTCGAGGACAACAT GGTGGCGGCTCCGCCGTCATCGACATGGAGAACATGGACGACACGTCGGGCTCCAGCTTCGAGGACATGGGAGAGATGCACCAGCGcatgaaggaggaggaggaggaagaggcggATGGCGAGGCGGGCGCCGGCGATGAGGAGGACGGGGAGTTCCTGGGCATGAAGGGGCTGCGGGGGCAGCTGGGCCGGCAGGTCGCTGACCAG ATGTGGCAGGTGGGGAAGAGACAAGCCTCCAGGGCCTTCAGCCTCTACGCCAACATCGACATTCTCCGGCCCTACTTCGATGTGGAGCCCGTCCAAGTGCGAGCCAG ACTGCTGGAGTCCATGATTCCTGTGAAGATGATTAATTTCCCACAG AAGATTGCAGGCGAGCTGTATGGACCCCTCATGCTGGTTTTCACACTGGTGGCCATTCTTTTGCATGGAATGAAGACCTCAGACACCATCATT AGGGAAGGCACGCTGATGGGCACAGCCATTGGCACCTGCTTCGGTTACTGGCTGGGCGTCTCATCTTTCATGTATTTCCTGGCATATCTGTGCAATGCCCAAATCACGATGGTGCAGATGCTGTCACTGTTG gGCTACGGTCTTTTCGGACACTGCATCACTCTCTTTGTCACCTATAATATCCACTTCCACTCCCTCTTCTATATCTTCTGGTTGGTTGTTGGTGGACTCTCTACACTACGAATG GTTGCTGTGTTGGTGTCACGCACCGTGGGACATACCCAGCGGCTCATCCTGTGTGGGACTCTTGCTGCTCTGCATATGCTTTTCCTCCTCTATCTGCACTTTGCTTATCACAAGGTGGTAGAAG gTATCCTGGACACATTGGAAGGACCCAACATGCCACCCTTTCAGAGAGTTGCCCGAGACATTCCAGTTGTTTCCAATGCTGTATTGAACACAACAGCCAAAGCCATTGCATTGACCCTCTAG